The Dunckerocampus dactyliophorus isolate RoL2022-P2 chromosome 16, RoL_Ddac_1.1, whole genome shotgun sequence genome includes a window with the following:
- the slc6a7 gene encoding sodium-dependent proline transporter isoform X2, giving the protein MGREIRVPAFLYGILCGIRERMAVPLPLLSQRRSLGQYGAAGPITVWKCCPLLKGIGIGMLCIAVLVSLYYNVIIAWTFYYLGSSFQSPLPWSCDAIANAAVCDKSNSSSAELLSPTEIFWNERVLGVVNSEGLHDPGPVRWPLALCLLAAWIIIFLCTLKGIHSSGKVVYVTATFPYFVLIVLIIRGATLEGSLQGIAFYLTPDWGRLSSAQVWNDAASQIFYSLGIGVGGLLSMASYNKFDNNVIRDTIIITIGNCCSSFFAGFAIFSVLGHMAWRKGVPVENVADSGPGLAFVAYPEALALLPGSVFWSILFFLMLFMLGVDTLFGNIEGITTAVLDEFPQLRSNTKHKSLFLGMLCFCFYLMGLLLVTDGGIYWFTLIDSFSTSFGLIIITLFMCIGISFFYGVNQFCQDILDMICHCPPWCSKALLYFKACWVVFTPFLLLFILTYIFIEMYNTSLHYGSYVYPRWGKALGVCMASACCLQIPIWGIIAISKETGSLKERFHKSIRPLNSWRVNNSAGRAEAHVEAERVEAPFTVTLTDMDFNAMTWEEGRRP; this is encoded by the exons ATGGGGAGGGAAATACGAGTTCCTGCTTTCTTGTATGGGATTCTGTGTGGGATTAGGGAACGTATGGCGGTTCCCTTACCTTTGCTATCGCAACGGAGGAG TCTTGGCCAGTACGGAGCAGCCGGACCCATCACCGTGTGGAAATGCTGCCCTCTTCTTAAAG GTATCGGCATTGGGATGCTCTGTATAGCCGTGCTGGTGTCTCTATATTACAATGTCATTATAGCATGGACTTTTTATTACCTGGGCAGCTCTTTCCAGAGCCCACTGCCTTGGTCATGTGACGCCATCGCCAACGCTGCTGTCTGTGATAAGAGCAATAGCTCTAGTGCAGAACTCCTCAGCCCCACAGAGATCTTCTGGAA CGAGCGTGTGCTGGGTGTGGTGAACAGCGAGGGACTTCATGACCCAGGCCCAGTCCGATGGCCCCTTGCCCTGTGCCTCCTGGCTGCTTGGATCATCATCTTCCTGTGTACACTAAAGGGCATTCACAGCTCCGGCAAG GTGGTATATGTCACCGCTACTTTCCCATACTTTGTGCTGATTGTTCTGATCATCAGGGGTGCCACACTCGAGGGCTCTCTTCAGGGCATTGCTTTCTACCTCACACCAGACTGGGGGCGATTATCCAGTGCACAG GTCTGGAATGATGCAGCCTCACAGATCTTCTACTCATTGGGTATAGGGGTTGGAGGGCTGCTTTCCATGGCTTCCTATAATAAGTTTGACAACAATGTCATCAG GGATACAATCATTATCACCATAGGAAACTGCTGCTCCAGCTTCTTTGCAGGATTTGCTATATTCTCAGTCCTGGGCCACATGGCGTGGAGGAAAGGGGTGCCAGTTGAGAACGTGGCAGATTCAG GTCCGGGATTAGCCTTTGTCGCTTACCCTGAGGCCCTAGCACTGCTCCCGGGTTCAGTGTTCTGGTCCATTCTCTTCTTCTTGATGCTTTTCATGCTGGGCGTTGACACACTT TTTGGCAACATAGAGGGCATCACAACTGCCGTGCTGGATGAGTTTCCACAACTGCGAAGCAACACCAAGCACAAGTCCTTGTTTCTGGGCATGCTTTGCTTTTGCTTCTACCTGATGGGCCTCCTGCTGGTCACTGAT GGGGGCATTTACTGGTTCACTCTCATCGACTCCTTCAGCACTAGTTTCggcctcatcatcatcaccctCTTTATGTGCATTGGCATCTCCTTCTTCTATG GAGTCAACCAGTTTTGCCAGGATATCCTTGACATGATCTGCCATTGCCCTCCCTGGTGCAGTAAAGCCTTGTTGTACttcaaagcatgctgggtagtctTTACTCCGTTTCTACTTTTG TTCATCCTGACCTACATCTTCATTGAGATGTACAACACATCCCTCCACTACGGCTCCTATGTGTATCCTCGCTGGGGCAAAGCGCTGGGCGTGTGCATGGCGTCTGCCTGCTGCCTGCAGATCCCCATCTGGGGCATCATCGCTATCAGCAAGGAAACTGGATCACTGAAAGAA CGTTTCCACAAATCCATTCGACCTCTGAACTCCTGGCGGGTGAACAACAGCGCAGGGAGAGCGGAGGCGCACGTGGAGGCAGAGCGAGTGGAGGCTCCGTTCACAGTCACTCTAACCGACATGGACTTCAACGCCATGACGTGGGAGGAGGGAAGACGGCCATGA
- the slc6a7 gene encoding sodium-dependent proline transporter isoform X1 encodes MNDDGGRGELGRPASASINQNSIHLNGHAQNGHTAVSQVERESQVQSPVRIPNENVPRGQWGGKYEFLLSCMGFCVGLGNVWRFPYLCYRNGGGVFLIPYFLMLFVTGVPLFLMELSLGQYGAAGPITVWKCCPLLKGIGIGMLCIAVLVSLYYNVIIAWTFYYLGSSFQSPLPWSCDAIANAAVCDKSNSSSAELLSPTEIFWNERVLGVVNSEGLHDPGPVRWPLALCLLAAWIIIFLCTLKGIHSSGKVVYVTATFPYFVLIVLIIRGATLEGSLQGIAFYLTPDWGRLSSAQVWNDAASQIFYSLGIGVGGLLSMASYNKFDNNVIRDTIIITIGNCCSSFFAGFAIFSVLGHMAWRKGVPVENVADSGPGLAFVAYPEALALLPGSVFWSILFFLMLFMLGVDTLFGNIEGITTAVLDEFPQLRSNTKHKSLFLGMLCFCFYLMGLLLVTDGGIYWFTLIDSFSTSFGLIIITLFMCIGISFFYGVNQFCQDILDMICHCPPWCSKALLYFKACWVVFTPFLLLFILTYIFIEMYNTSLHYGSYVYPRWGKALGVCMASACCLQIPIWGIIAISKETGSLKERFHKSIRPLNSWRVNNSAGRAEAHVEAERVEAPFTVTLTDMDFNAMTWEEGRRP; translated from the exons ATGAACGACGACGGAGGCAGAGGCGAGCTCGGGAGACCCGCTTCGGCTAGCATCAACCAG AATTCCATACATTTGAATGGACATGCCCAAAATGGCCACACAGCTGTATCCCAGGTCGAGCGTGAATCCCAAGTCCAGAGTCCGGTGCGCATTCCAAATGAGAACGTCCCGAGGGGGCAATGGGGAGGGAAATACGAGTTCCTGCTTTCTTGTATGGGATTCTGTGTGGGATTAGGGAACGTATGGCGGTTCCCTTACCTTTGCTATCGCAACGGAGGAG GTGTTTTTCTTATCCCTTACTTCCTCATGCTCTTCGTTACGGGTGTTCCGCTCTTCCTCATGGAGCTCAGTCTTGGCCAGTACGGAGCAGCCGGACCCATCACCGTGTGGAAATGCTGCCCTCTTCTTAAAG GTATCGGCATTGGGATGCTCTGTATAGCCGTGCTGGTGTCTCTATATTACAATGTCATTATAGCATGGACTTTTTATTACCTGGGCAGCTCTTTCCAGAGCCCACTGCCTTGGTCATGTGACGCCATCGCCAACGCTGCTGTCTGTGATAAGAGCAATAGCTCTAGTGCAGAACTCCTCAGCCCCACAGAGATCTTCTGGAA CGAGCGTGTGCTGGGTGTGGTGAACAGCGAGGGACTTCATGACCCAGGCCCAGTCCGATGGCCCCTTGCCCTGTGCCTCCTGGCTGCTTGGATCATCATCTTCCTGTGTACACTAAAGGGCATTCACAGCTCCGGCAAG GTGGTATATGTCACCGCTACTTTCCCATACTTTGTGCTGATTGTTCTGATCATCAGGGGTGCCACACTCGAGGGCTCTCTTCAGGGCATTGCTTTCTACCTCACACCAGACTGGGGGCGATTATCCAGTGCACAG GTCTGGAATGATGCAGCCTCACAGATCTTCTACTCATTGGGTATAGGGGTTGGAGGGCTGCTTTCCATGGCTTCCTATAATAAGTTTGACAACAATGTCATCAG GGATACAATCATTATCACCATAGGAAACTGCTGCTCCAGCTTCTTTGCAGGATTTGCTATATTCTCAGTCCTGGGCCACATGGCGTGGAGGAAAGGGGTGCCAGTTGAGAACGTGGCAGATTCAG GTCCGGGATTAGCCTTTGTCGCTTACCCTGAGGCCCTAGCACTGCTCCCGGGTTCAGTGTTCTGGTCCATTCTCTTCTTCTTGATGCTTTTCATGCTGGGCGTTGACACACTT TTTGGCAACATAGAGGGCATCACAACTGCCGTGCTGGATGAGTTTCCACAACTGCGAAGCAACACCAAGCACAAGTCCTTGTTTCTGGGCATGCTTTGCTTTTGCTTCTACCTGATGGGCCTCCTGCTGGTCACTGAT GGGGGCATTTACTGGTTCACTCTCATCGACTCCTTCAGCACTAGTTTCggcctcatcatcatcaccctCTTTATGTGCATTGGCATCTCCTTCTTCTATG GAGTCAACCAGTTTTGCCAGGATATCCTTGACATGATCTGCCATTGCCCTCCCTGGTGCAGTAAAGCCTTGTTGTACttcaaagcatgctgggtagtctTTACTCCGTTTCTACTTTTG TTCATCCTGACCTACATCTTCATTGAGATGTACAACACATCCCTCCACTACGGCTCCTATGTGTATCCTCGCTGGGGCAAAGCGCTGGGCGTGTGCATGGCGTCTGCCTGCTGCCTGCAGATCCCCATCTGGGGCATCATCGCTATCAGCAAGGAAACTGGATCACTGAAAGAA CGTTTCCACAAATCCATTCGACCTCTGAACTCCTGGCGGGTGAACAACAGCGCAGGGAGAGCGGAGGCGCACGTGGAGGCAGAGCGAGTGGAGGCTCCGTTCACAGTCACTCTAACCGACATGGACTTCAACGCCATGACGTGGGAGGAGGGAAGACGGCCATGA
- the LOC129168860 gene encoding SLAIN motif-containing protein-like isoform X3, with product MEVQGPVTCDWSMDFYKDLRSNHPVLRMPVNSDPRPGMWGEPTGVKRCGSHSFARDARMRLDYLKFGSHPQAPCCGKDGTMHSAESEKDQGLHTVLDLVELLELKEDVENEETWLYESPRRPASVDAESPLRWCRRVLDNPSPETEAACRLLINKLNQSSSRSVFHGQPAAQHHTDSASVYPYMGKRSTSSTPNTSLSSGNNKALDMPRESITSSYKLQDITDVHIMARIQEDSLRQDYISMPACPEPQVRLRQQVTQLKLLKRAQTGARTDSPLRTSLRSLQAVRNSRSLDTDDYLAAHQTANAFLPSEWGVLASLHRFRQHQ from the exons ATGGAAGTCCAAGGCCCGGTGACGTGTGATTGGAGTATGGATTTTTACAAGGACTTGAGATCAAACCATCCTGTTCTCAGGATGCCGGTGAATTCTGATCCACGTCCCGGCATGTGGGGTGAACCAACAGGAGTTAAGCGTTGCGGTTCTCACTCATTTGCCAGAGATGCAAGGATGAGACTTGACTATTTAAAGTTTGGATCTCATCCCCAAGCACCCTGCTGTGGCAAAGATGGAACAATGCATAGTGCAGAGAGTGAAAAAGACCAGGGACTACACACTGTTTTGGACTTAGTGGAGCTTCTTGAATTAAAGGAGGATGTGGAGAATGAAGAGACATG GCTATATGAGTCCCCAAGAAGGCCGGCATCAGTCGATGCTGAGTCTCCCCTGAGATGGTGTAGACGAGTCCTGGATAACCCGAGTCCTGAGACGGAAGCTGCATGTCGTTTGCTAATAAACAAGCTGAATCAAA GCTCAAGCAGAAGCGTATTCCACGGACAGCCTGCAGCGCAACACCATACTGACAGTGCATCTGTTTATCCTTATATGGGCAAAAGATCTACAAGCTCTACACCCAATACTTCCCTCAGTTCAGGTA ATAATAAAGCTCTGGACATGCCCCGTGAGTCCATAACCAGCAGCTATAAACTACAGGACATCACAGATGTTCACATCATGGCTCGTATACAAGAGGACA GTTTACGGCAGGACTACATTTCCATGCCCGCCTGCCCCGAGCCACAA GTCAGACTTCGCCAGCAAGTCACCCAGTTGAAGTTGCTTAAAAGAGCTCAGACTGGAG CCAGGACAGACTCCCCCTTGCGGACCAGCCTTCGCTCACTCCAGGCTGTGAGAAACAGTCGAAGTTTGGACACAGACGACTACCTCGCTGCGCATCAAACAGCAAACGCCTTCCTTCCATCAG